One genomic segment of Sphingomonas sp. KR3-1 includes these proteins:
- the ligD gene encoding DNA ligase D → MKTSASTARRARPKSDRVKGPPPFRAVQLAQLVDAVPSGDRWLHEMKYDGYRALIAVGGGEARAYTRSGLDWSDRFSAILKEVAGLKVDSALIDGEAVVLDANGKSSFQALQGALKGAPGTIDYFAFDLLELNGEDLTGLPLLERKEMLRAILPEDNPHLRYSEHIRGNGEKLLASFCSANLEGVISKLATAKYVGSRSGTWVKTKCIKRQEFVIIGWTPSDKSRTFRSLILGIHEDGALRYAGKVGTGFNTAELLRLMEIMAPIEQKEPTVKAPRAEVRGAHWLKPKLVAEIAYTEMTNEGTLRHPSYLGLREDKKPEAVVLEVEASVESAAVPAASSVKISNRDRVIFPESSITKGALADYYAAVAPIMLPWVASRPISLVRCPQGRAKKCFFQKHDAGSFGDTVKHVGILEKDGHEEPYLFVDTADGLLTCVQMGTIEFHGWGARIEDVEKADRLVFDLDPDEGLDFEAVRKAAFHFRDILKSIGLETFPMATGGKGIHVIAPLVPKAEWPEVKDFAHRLAQAVAQSDPENFTAALPKVQRKGRIFVDYLRNQRGATAVMPYAVRARPEAPVAAPITWKEMETIDKPSHFHIGDAAELVKRAASKALSGWGRADQVLPDL, encoded by the coding sequence ATGAAAACGTCCGCTTCTACCGCGCGTCGCGCTCGCCCAAAATCGGATCGGGTAAAGGGGCCGCCGCCGTTCAGGGCGGTACAGCTCGCCCAGCTCGTCGATGCCGTTCCTTCGGGCGACCGCTGGCTGCACGAAATGAAGTATGACGGGTACCGGGCTTTGATCGCGGTCGGCGGAGGCGAGGCGCGCGCCTATACGCGCTCCGGTCTGGACTGGTCGGACCGTTTCTCGGCCATCCTAAAAGAGGTTGCCGGGCTCAAGGTCGATTCCGCTTTGATCGACGGCGAGGCTGTCGTGCTGGACGCGAACGGCAAGTCGAGCTTCCAGGCGCTGCAGGGCGCGCTCAAGGGCGCCCCCGGGACCATCGACTATTTCGCGTTCGACCTGCTCGAGCTGAACGGCGAGGATCTGACCGGACTGCCGCTGCTCGAGCGCAAGGAAATGCTGCGCGCCATCCTGCCGGAGGATAACCCGCACCTGCGCTACTCCGAACATATTCGCGGCAACGGCGAGAAGCTGCTCGCGAGTTTCTGCAGCGCCAATCTCGAAGGCGTCATCTCCAAGCTCGCCACCGCAAAATATGTCGGCTCGCGCAGCGGCACCTGGGTCAAGACCAAGTGCATCAAGCGCCAGGAATTCGTGATCATCGGCTGGACGCCCTCGGACAAGTCGCGGACCTTCCGCTCGCTGATCCTGGGTATCCATGAGGATGGCGCGCTGCGCTATGCCGGCAAGGTCGGGACGGGGTTCAACACCGCCGAGCTGCTGCGCCTGATGGAGATCATGGCGCCGATCGAGCAGAAGGAGCCGACGGTGAAGGCGCCGCGCGCCGAGGTGCGCGGCGCACATTGGTTGAAGCCTAAATTGGTCGCCGAGATCGCCTATACCGAGATGACCAACGAGGGCACCCTCCGGCACCCGAGCTATCTGGGCCTGCGCGAGGACAAGAAGCCCGAAGCGGTCGTGCTCGAGGTCGAGGCGTCCGTCGAATCGGCTGCTGTGCCGGCAGCGTCCAGCGTCAAGATCAGCAACCGCGACCGCGTGATCTTCCCGGAATCGAGCATCACCAAGGGCGCGCTCGCCGATTATTATGCCGCGGTGGCGCCGATCATGCTGCCTTGGGTAGCGAGCCGGCCGATCAGTCTGGTGCGCTGTCCGCAGGGTCGCGCCAAGAAGTGCTTTTTCCAGAAGCACGATGCCGGCAGCTTCGGCGACACGGTCAAGCATGTCGGCATCCTCGAGAAGGACGGGCACGAGGAGCCCTATCTGTTTGTCGACACGGCCGACGGTCTGCTGACCTGCGTCCAGATGGGGACGATCGAATTCCATGGCTGGGGTGCCAGGATCGAGGATGTCGAGAAGGCCGACCGGCTGGTCTTTGATCTCGACCCCGACGAGGGGCTGGACTTCGAGGCGGTGCGCAAGGCCGCCTTCCATTTCCGCGACATCCTGAAGTCGATCGGGCTCGAGACCTTCCCGATGGCGACGGGGGGCAAGGGCATCCACGTCATCGCGCCACTCGTGCCCAAGGCGGAATGGCCGGAGGTGAAGGACTTCGCGCATCGCCTGGCGCAGGCGGTGGCGCAGAGCGATCCCGAGAACTTCACCGCTGCGTTGCCGAAGGTCCAGCGCAAGGGCCGCATCTTCGTCGACTATCTGCGCAACCAGCGCGGGGCCACGGCAGTGATGCCCTATGCCGTTCGCGCGCGGCCCGAGGCGCCGGTGGCCGCGCCGATTACCTGGAAGGAAATGGAGACGATCGACAAGCCGTCGCATTTTCATATCGGCGACGCTGCGGAGTTGGTGAAAAGGGCTGCATCCAAGGCGCTGTCCGGATGGGGACGCGCGGATCAAGTGCTGCCCGACCTGTAA
- a CDS encoding transcriptional regulator translates to MLVFLDFEASSLGKHSYPIEVAWIFADGRSETHLIRPAPAWIDWDEEAQAVHGITRETLALHGTPHDLVAQRMIDQLTGHDLLASAPSWDGKWLSALLRAAGYPRRSLRLRRTAEALRECALSILAPTLANEDVAAAIEAILTRSENGASGEAPAHRALPDAQADRARWLAVCSAAREVAAAKVGDR, encoded by the coding sequence ATGCTGGTCTTTCTCGACTTCGAAGCCTCGTCGCTCGGCAAGCATAGCTATCCGATCGAGGTCGCCTGGATATTCGCCGACGGGCGTTCGGAGACCCATCTGATCCGTCCGGCGCCCGCCTGGATCGATTGGGACGAGGAAGCCCAAGCAGTTCACGGGATCACGCGCGAGACGCTCGCCCTGCATGGCACGCCGCACGATCTCGTCGCCCAGCGCATGATCGATCAACTTACGGGACACGATCTGCTGGCGAGCGCGCCGTCCTGGGATGGCAAGTGGCTCAGCGCCCTGCTGCGCGCCGCCGGCTATCCGCGCCGTAGCCTGAGGCTGCGCCGCACCGCCGAGGCACTGCGCGAATGCGCTTTGTCGATTTTGGCGCCGACGCTGGCGAACGAAGATGTCGCAGCGGCGATCGAAGCGATCCTGACGCGGAGCGAAAATGGCGCGTCGGGCGAAGCGCCCGCCCATCGCGCGCTGCCCGATGCGCAGGCCGACCGCGCCCGATGGCTGGCAGTCTGCAGTGCCGCACGCGAGGTCGCCGCGGCGAAGGTTGGGGATCGTTGA
- a CDS encoding DUF763 domain-containing protein, translated as MSRRGGSADLPLHGGRVPAWLGERMTKLGTILVEAIVLEYGRDELLRRLAHPFWFQCFGAVMGMDWHSSGITTSVLGSLKRGLAPRAQELGIHVCGGRGKHSRATPAELLAVGARTGLDGAALGHASRLVAKVDSAAVQDGFELYLHGFIVTDDGRWVIVQQGMNGDRRQARRYHWLSEGLESFVDAPHAAIDGRDQGVIVNLADRRAEASRQGQLELLGSIGPDGIARELARFEAPAPPDAQALLPHLVLPDHHDVRPENIIGRRLHGALAAAAEQGPKDFADLLLVPGVGARTVRALAMVAEVVHGAPCRFSDPARFSLAHGGKDRHPYPVPIKVYDYTISVMKTAVRKARLGHSEELDAIRRLDAQARRLEASATGPSVEALIAEERHNSHGYGGRSVFGEEPPPSRTAIPAEGA; from the coding sequence ATGAGCCGCCGGGGCGGCAGCGCCGACCTGCCCCTCCATGGGGGCCGCGTGCCGGCCTGGCTCGGCGAGCGCATGACCAAGCTCGGCACGATCCTCGTCGAGGCGATCGTCCTCGAATATGGCCGCGACGAATTGCTGCGCCGGCTCGCCCATCCCTTCTGGTTCCAGTGTTTCGGCGCGGTGATGGGCATGGACTGGCACTCGTCCGGCATCACGACGAGCGTGCTCGGGTCGCTCAAGCGTGGCCTGGCGCCCCGCGCGCAGGAACTCGGCATCCATGTCTGCGGCGGACGCGGCAAGCATAGCAGGGCAACGCCCGCCGAACTGCTCGCCGTCGGCGCGCGCACCGGGCTCGACGGCGCGGCTCTAGGCCATGCCAGCCGCCTCGTCGCCAAGGTCGACAGCGCCGCCGTCCAGGACGGCTTCGAACTGTATCTCCACGGCTTCATCGTCACCGACGACGGCCGCTGGGTCATCGTTCAGCAGGGGATGAACGGCGATCGCCGCCAGGCACGGCGTTATCATTGGCTGAGCGAGGGGCTGGAGAGCTTCGTCGACGCGCCGCACGCCGCGATCGACGGGCGCGACCAGGGCGTCATCGTCAATCTCGCCGACCGGCGGGCCGAAGCATCGCGGCAGGGACAGCTCGAGCTGCTCGGCTCGATCGGTCCCGACGGCATCGCCCGCGAGCTCGCGCGCTTCGAGGCGCCCGCCCCGCCCGATGCCCAGGCGTTGCTGCCGCATCTCGTGCTGCCCGATCACCACGACGTCCGCCCCGAGAATATCATCGGCCGCCGATTGCACGGCGCGCTTGCCGCGGCCGCCGAGCAAGGGCCAAAGGATTTCGCCGACCTGCTGCTCGTGCCGGGCGTCGGCGCCCGGACGGTGCGCGCGCTGGCGATGGTCGCGGAGGTCGTGCACGGCGCGCCCTGCCGGTTCAGCGATCCGGCGCGCTTCTCGCTCGCGCATGGCGGCAAGGACCGGCATCCCTATCCCGTGCCGATCAAGGTCTACGACTATACGATCTCGGTGATGAAGACCGCGGTCCGCAAGGCCAGGCTCGGCCACAGCGAGGAACTCGACGCGATCCGGCGGCTCGATGCCCAGGCGCGCCGGCTGGAAGCCAGCGCGACCGGTCCGTCGGTAGAAGCATTGATCGCCGAGGAACGCCACAATTCGCACGGCTATGGCGGGCGCAGCGTGTTCGGCGAGGAGCCGCCGCCAAGCCGGACTGCGATTCCGGCCGAGGGCGCTTGA